In Maridesulfovibrio sp., the following proteins share a genomic window:
- a CDS encoding glycosyltransferase, which yields MSRAYTVEAIRADSELTDIRVVVDGKTQHMWGKYGKQRELDLAAQLDDDAIPLLVGAGIGVAAKELLKQKSRTLLIIDCEKEILAASGLKEELRKYHNLIWINTDSPQNAAQHIIELQASSGKSIQLLKNPFYMRLSPFYGQAEQILLKQSKREVEFPSWPKFQQEKPRILLLTSQYFLMGEIVAACQRQNVPHMFINMDAKEMDLDYFVGRISAAIDTFRPDFVLTVNHLGVDQEGYLNALLHKFKLPLASWFVDNPLLILPLYRRQADSNTTIFTWDADRKDSLREMGFSNIFHLPLGTDQTRFLPSKGCTEKKWSRNISFVGNSMVHKTAKRLEASRISGLLADKYKEVAHAFGQKEEHSVVNFLRTDYPELFQEYENKLTPHRKLAFETLVIWQATLEYRLSCIKQILEFKPLIVGDNGWSKLLETDHRWDYHRELSYYNDLPRFYPCSKINFNCTSQQMKGAVNQRVFDVPACNGFLLTDHRYQMEKLFEPGKEIAVYKSTEEVPQLVERYLKDKQARQQIIKAARKRILAEHTYDCRLKVLIQNMRETYQ from the coding sequence ATGAGCAGAGCATATACCGTCGAAGCTATCAGAGCCGATTCCGAACTTACAGATATCCGCGTAGTAGTCGACGGCAAAACACAGCACATGTGGGGAAAGTACGGAAAGCAGAGAGAATTAGATCTCGCCGCCCAGCTGGATGATGACGCAATTCCTCTGCTGGTTGGAGCTGGAATCGGTGTCGCAGCTAAAGAATTACTTAAACAGAAATCCCGTACCCTGCTCATCATCGATTGCGAAAAAGAAATACTCGCTGCCAGCGGCCTTAAAGAAGAGCTGCGCAAATACCATAATCTTATCTGGATCAACACCGACTCCCCCCAAAATGCAGCGCAACACATAATAGAATTGCAAGCTTCATCGGGCAAAAGTATCCAGCTGCTTAAAAATCCTTTCTACATGCGTCTCTCCCCCTTTTACGGGCAGGCAGAACAAATCCTGCTTAAGCAATCAAAGAGAGAAGTAGAGTTTCCATCCTGGCCAAAATTCCAGCAGGAAAAACCGAGAATACTGCTCCTGACCAGTCAATACTTTCTTATGGGGGAGATTGTAGCAGCCTGCCAGCGTCAGAACGTTCCGCATATGTTCATCAATATGGACGCAAAGGAAATGGATCTGGACTATTTTGTCGGGCGCATATCAGCTGCTATTGATACATTCCGCCCGGACTTCGTTCTCACCGTGAACCATCTGGGGGTTGATCAGGAAGGCTACCTGAATGCGCTGCTGCATAAATTCAAACTACCGCTCGCCTCCTGGTTTGTGGATAACCCCCTGCTTATCCTGCCGCTCTATAGAAGACAGGCAGACAGCAACACTACAATTTTCACATGGGATGCCGACCGTAAAGATTCTCTCCGGGAGATGGGTTTCAGCAATATTTTCCACCTTCCGCTGGGTACTGACCAAACCCGCTTTCTGCCTTCTAAAGGCTGCACAGAAAAAAAATGGTCCCGCAATATTTCATTTGTCGGTAATTCAATGGTCCACAAGACCGCCAAACGTCTTGAAGCCTCCAGAATTTCCGGGCTGCTTGCTGATAAATATAAAGAAGTGGCCCATGCCTTCGGCCAAAAAGAAGAACACTCCGTTGTTAATTTCCTAAGAACCGACTATCCCGAGCTGTTTCAGGAATACGAAAACAAACTTACCCCGCACCGCAAGCTGGCATTTGAGACTCTAGTCATCTGGCAGGCGACACTGGAATACCGCCTTTCCTGCATAAAACAGATTTTAGAATTCAAGCCGCTGATAGTTGGCGACAATGGCTGGAGCAAATTACTGGAAACAGATCATAGATGGGATTATCACCGGGAACTTTCATACTATAACGATCTTCCGCGCTTTTATCCCTGCTCCAAAATTAATTTCAACTGTACAAGCCAGCAAATGAAGGGCGCGGTCAATCAGCGAGTCTTCGATGTCCCGGCCTGCAATGGCTTTTTACTCACCGACCACCGCTACCAGATGGAAAAACTTTTTGAACCTGGTAAAGAAATCGCTGTATACAAATCTACTGAGGAAGTACCTCAATTAGTTGAAAGATATTTGAAAGATAAGCAGGCGCGGCAGCAGATCATTAAAGCTGCTCGGAAAAGGATTCTTGCCGAACATACTTACGATTGCCGCCTGAAAGTGTTGATTCAAAATATGCGCGAGACATATCAATAG
- a CDS encoding ATP-binding protein, with protein sequence MRIGLKGKSYLIVIVLCLFIFLGSGLLAFELNRKAVVEVEKVIAEENIKRAEYAIRASGEALQSLCRDWAWWDGSYKFVQEFDEGFIESNLSSDILINLDLDILLFFDEQNEFYYFLSADGTEQIEKCFVDNECIGTKIVRQCNADGLTGLVRINHRLMQVSVQKIMDSAIEGVPKGTLVMGRFFGDRQLDRLGQSLQMDLSFKDLDTSLQKVVFFLEPKDGEHAFHSLMVQNDVFGDPLVLLQLSMPQDSYGFGNSLFKSYIFFMGGALCFLGIGTVIVLNYYFVSRVKVLRAQLRGKFFAGPGKHKVCMSGNDELSDLAESVNEILVLLQEQRVKAEAASKVKSEFLANMSHEIRTPMHSILGMVELLNEMDMNAEQREYLNIVGAAGENLLDVINDVLEISKIEAGHLQIEQHEFLLREMIERIVNVFAIEASRKNLKVICTIANDVPDKVVGDPTRIRQVLNNLISNAVKFTSKGRIVVSVSLEGGRVLFEVEDEGIGIAEDKIEVIFESFAQADSSTSRKYGGTGLGLPISRKLVEMMGGEISVSSGLGVGTVFRFDLDLIPD encoded by the coding sequence ATGCGAATAGGATTGAAAGGGAAAAGTTATCTGATTGTTATTGTTCTTTGCCTGTTTATTTTTTTAGGCAGCGGTTTGCTGGCTTTTGAGCTTAACCGTAAAGCCGTTGTTGAAGTTGAAAAAGTTATTGCCGAGGAAAATATTAAACGGGCTGAGTATGCAATAAGGGCAAGTGGCGAAGCTTTGCAAAGTCTCTGCCGGGACTGGGCATGGTGGGATGGTTCATATAAATTTGTGCAAGAATTTGATGAAGGTTTTATCGAGTCCAACCTCAGCTCGGACATACTGATCAACCTTGATTTAGATATACTTTTGTTTTTCGATGAACAAAACGAGTTTTATTATTTCTTATCCGCTGATGGTACAGAGCAGATTGAAAAATGTTTTGTGGATAACGAATGCATCGGAACAAAAATTGTCCGTCAGTGTAATGCTGATGGGTTGACCGGGCTGGTGAGGATCAACCATCGATTGATGCAGGTTTCCGTGCAGAAAATAATGGATAGCGCGATTGAGGGTGTTCCCAAAGGAACATTGGTCATGGGCCGTTTTTTTGGCGACCGGCAGCTGGATAGACTTGGTCAGAGTCTACAGATGGATTTATCTTTCAAGGATTTGGATACGTCATTGCAAAAAGTGGTGTTTTTTTTAGAACCTAAAGATGGAGAACATGCTTTTCACAGTCTTATGGTTCAAAATGATGTATTTGGTGATCCGTTGGTACTTTTGCAGTTAAGCATGCCTCAAGATTCTTATGGATTCGGAAACTCTTTATTTAAATCATACATATTTTTCATGGGGGGCGCTCTTTGTTTTCTTGGTATCGGCACTGTAATTGTCTTGAATTATTATTTTGTGTCACGTGTTAAGGTCTTACGGGCTCAACTAAGAGGGAAATTTTTCGCTGGTCCGGGAAAACATAAAGTTTGCATGAGCGGGAATGATGAGTTGAGCGATCTTGCAGAATCCGTAAATGAGATTCTTGTTTTGTTGCAGGAGCAGAGAGTTAAAGCGGAAGCTGCCAGTAAAGTTAAATCGGAATTTTTAGCCAATATGAGTCATGAAATCCGTACGCCCATGCATTCGATTTTGGGTATGGTTGAGCTTTTGAATGAAATGGATATGAATGCAGAGCAGCGTGAATACTTGAATATTGTTGGAGCCGCCGGGGAGAATTTACTGGATGTTATCAATGATGTTCTTGAAATATCGAAGATTGAAGCCGGACATTTGCAGATCGAGCAGCATGAGTTTTTATTGCGTGAAATGATTGAGAGAATTGTAAATGTGTTCGCAATTGAGGCATCCCGTAAGAATCTCAAGGTAATCTGTACGATTGCTAATGACGTTCCGGACAAAGTTGTGGGTGACCCAACCCGAATCAGGCAAGTGCTCAATAATTTGATTAGTAATGCAGTTAAGTTCACCAGCAAAGGGAGGATAGTCGTTTCTGTTTCACTGGAAGGCGGAAGAGTACTGTTTGAAGTGGAGGACGAAGGCATCGGCATTGCTGAAGACAAAATTGAAGTTATTTTTGAAAGTTTTGCTCAGGCTGACTCATCAACTTCCAGAAAATATGGAGGTACCGGCCTTGGATTGCCGATTTCGCGCAAACTGGTTGAAATGATGGGAGGAGAAATATCTGTCTCAAGCGGTTTGGGAGTGGGAACAGTCTTTCGTTTCGATCTGGATCTGATACCTGATTAA
- the cysS gene encoding cysteine--tRNA ligase → MRLYNTLKRKKEEFVPLNGNKVNLYACGITAYDLCHIGHARSSVVFDILVRYLRFKGYDVTFVRNFTDIDDKIINRANETGVTATELAEKFIGEFYVDMDKLNILRADIEPKCTEHIPEMITLTENLIEKDHAYATPSGDVYFKVRSFKDYGKLSGRNIEDLQSGARIQPGEEKQDPLDFALWKAAKPGEPSWESPWGQGRPGWHLECSAMSEKYLELPFDIHGGGQDLSFPHHENEIAQSEAATGKEMARFWVHNGFVQINSEKMSKSLGNFFTIRDILDKFLPETLRYFLLTMHYRSPLDFSFVALEEAEKGIRRVYSALEQIEEALNKAKWSKADLPEEIMAEIEGAEKGWTEAMEDDMNTAAAVGHIFTLIRLAGRIAEEKSWRKSEGGRDAWIRIREDVKKWGEVLGVFTREPKEFLEELKINMLQRKGIEVAKVEELVSARQEARKNKDFSRSDEIRDELIELGIEVKDTPMGAVWSVI, encoded by the coding sequence ATGCGCCTTTACAATACACTCAAGCGGAAGAAAGAAGAATTCGTACCTTTAAACGGCAACAAAGTTAATCTTTATGCCTGCGGTATCACTGCTTACGATCTCTGTCACATCGGCCATGCCCGCTCTTCCGTAGTCTTCGATATTTTGGTCCGTTACCTTCGTTTCAAAGGTTATGACGTTACTTTTGTTCGTAACTTTACTGATATTGATGATAAAATCATCAATCGGGCTAATGAGACCGGTGTTACCGCCACTGAATTAGCAGAGAAGTTTATTGGTGAATTTTATGTTGATATGGATAAGCTGAACATTCTGCGCGCTGACATTGAGCCTAAATGTACTGAACATATTCCAGAAATGATTACACTGACCGAAAATCTGATTGAGAAGGATCACGCGTATGCAACTCCTTCCGGTGATGTTTACTTCAAGGTCCGTTCTTTTAAAGATTATGGTAAACTTTCCGGCCGAAATATTGAGGACCTGCAATCCGGCGCACGTATTCAGCCCGGTGAAGAAAAGCAGGACCCCCTTGATTTCGCGCTTTGGAAAGCCGCAAAGCCCGGCGAACCTTCGTGGGAAAGTCCCTGGGGTCAGGGGCGTCCCGGCTGGCATCTCGAATGTTCTGCCATGAGTGAAAAATATTTAGAGCTTCCCTTTGACATTCATGGAGGTGGACAGGATCTGAGCTTTCCGCACCATGAAAATGAGATTGCCCAGAGTGAAGCGGCAACCGGAAAGGAAATGGCCCGTTTCTGGGTTCATAACGGTTTTGTACAGATTAATTCCGAAAAAATGTCCAAGTCCCTTGGAAACTTTTTTACCATCAGGGATATTCTGGATAAATTCCTGCCCGAGACCCTGCGCTATTTCCTGCTGACCATGCACTATCGCAGCCCTCTTGATTTCTCCTTTGTAGCTCTTGAAGAAGCAGAAAAAGGTATACGCCGGGTTTATTCCGCATTGGAACAGATCGAGGAAGCACTCAATAAGGCAAAGTGGTCCAAAGCCGATCTGCCAGAAGAAATTATGGCTGAGATTGAAGGTGCCGAGAAAGGCTGGACCGAGGCCATGGAAGATGACATGAACACGGCCGCGGCAGTGGGACATATATTTACCCTGATCCGTCTTGCAGGACGTATTGCCGAGGAAAAATCATGGCGCAAGTCCGAAGGTGGACGAGATGCCTGGATTCGCATTCGTGAAGATGTGAAAAAGTGGGGAGAAGTTCTCGGGGTTTTTACCCGCGAACCAAAGGAGTTCCTTGAAGAACTCAAAATCAACATGCTGCAGCGTAAGGGAATTGAGGTTGCAAAGGTTGAGGAGCTTGTTTCCGCCCGTCAGGAAGCGCGTAAAAATAAAGATTTTTCCCGTTCCGATGAAATCAGGGATGAATTGATAGAACTTGGAATCGAAGTCAAAGATACTCCGATGGGAGCTGTCTGGTCTGTCATTTAA